TATTTAGTTGCCGTTGCTGCCAAGGCTTGCAATTCTTCTGCAAGTCTGTTTTCCTATACCTATTTTTATTATTTTAGCAGCCTGCTAAAGAATCGGCGAAGAGTACCTGCAAACTAGGTTTATAGTAATATAAACAAATGCAGCCTCGTCGGTTTCGACGGGGCTGTTTTTTATTTTCCTCGTTATTTTTGCCGGAAGTGGCCATTCTGGCATCAATATAAATCACTTAAGGAGACGAAAGCATGAAACAACATTCTTCGGTTATCATGAAAATTACTTTTGTATTACTCACAGTGACTGCTCTTTTTCTGAGCGGCTGCAATAGCGGAAATTTACCCGCTGCTTCCGCGGCAAAAACCTATCGGATCGGTATCATTCAGTTGGCAGAGCATCCCGCTTTGGATGCAGCCACAGAAGGCTTTCAAGCCACTCTAACTGAAAAACTCGGTGATAAAGTCAGCTTCAATCTGCAAAATGCTCAAGGTGAACAAACCAATTGCACCACCATCGTCAATAAATTCGTTAGCGATAAAGTCGACCTGATCATGGCAAACGCCACCAATGCAGTCAAAGCCGCCCGGGAAGCAACTTCTAAGATTCCCATTGTCGGCACTTCGGTCACAGATTACGTTAATTCCGGTTTGGCAGCTTCCAACGCCAAACCCGGTGCCAATGTCACCGGTGCTTCCGACAATAATCCGGTCTCTGTCCAAGTCGAATTACTGCAGCAGCTCTGTCCGGCTGTGAAAACCGTCGGAATCGTTATTTGTTCTGCAGAAGAGAACTCCAGAATCCAAGCTGATGAAGCCAAAACGGCTCTGGAAGCGGCAGGCTATGCCGTGAAGATCTATACCGTGGCTGACTCCAACGAGATTCAAACGGTAGTAACCAAAGCCTGCGGCGAAGTCGATGCTTTTTATGAACCCAGCGACAATCTGATCGCTTCCAATGTGACGACCATGTCCAATATTACCACCGCGGCCGGTAAACCGGTGATCTGTGCGGAGCAAAGCATGTGCGAAAACGGTTTTCTCGCTACCTATTCTATCAGTTACTATGACCTCGGCTGTCAGGCAGGCAAGATTGCCTATGATATTTTAGTCAACGGCGCCAAACCAGCCAGCACCCCGATCTTTACCTTTGATGCCAGTAATCTTGCTTTGTTTATCAACAAAGCCAACGCAGCTGAACTGGGGATTAAAATACCGGAGACTTTAAAGTAAAAAGCTCCGCGGATAAGGTAAGGTAATGATCATGCAGCTTCTATCATTGATAAATTCTTTACCCGGTGCGATCGCACAAGGATTGATCTGGGGAATTCTGGCGCTCGGGGTAGCGGTTAGTTACAAAATCTTGAATTACGCCGATTTGACGGTGGACGGCAGTCTTTGTACAGGCGGCGCGGTTTGCGCCGTCTGTATCGCGGCAGGAGTCAACCCCTATTTGGCGCTGCTGTTTGCTCTGCTGGCCGGTTTGCTGGCGGGCTTTGTCACCGGTCTTTTACATACAGCGTTAGGGATTCCCGCCATCCTGTCCGGAATTTTAAGCCAATTGGCGCTCTATTCGATTAATATGCGCATCATGAGTAAATCGAACGTGACCATCAGCCGAACCCAATTCACGCTGATTTTGACCAGCGCCGAAGTGAGGCATGCCATTCTGGTCGGGACAATAGCAGCTCTTGCCGTAATCGGTTTGCTTTTTTGGTTTTTTGGCACAGAACTCGGCTACGCCATCCGCGCCACCGGCAACAATGAAGCGATGGCACGGGCGCAGGGCATTAACACAAACACCGCCAAGGTGATCGGGCTTGCTCTTTCCAATGGTTTGGTTGGCTTCGCCGGCGGCTTGCTGGCGCAGTACCAGGGCTGTTCCGATATCAATATGGGTCGCGGCGCCATTGTGATCGGCTTAGCCGCCGTTGTGATCGGCAAAGCAATCCTGGGCAAACGCGAAAACTTGGCGCTCAGGTTTAGCGCAACAGTCTGCGGCGGCATCGCTTACTATATCGTGCTGGCCATCGTGATTTTTGCCGGCCTCTCCACAACGGATCTGAAGTTGTTCTCTGCTATCATCGTCGCTTGTTTTCTTTCTGTGCCTTTTTTGAAAGACAAGTATCTAATGCTGCATCCAAGTAAAGGAGGTAAACCCGCATGTTAAAAATACGTAACATCAGCAAGACCTTTCATGCGGCTACGGTCAATGAAAAGACCGCCCTGCAGCATCTTTCTCTCACCCTGCAGGACGGCGAGTTTGTCAGTGTGATCGGCAGCAATGGCGCCGGCAAATCGACGCTGCTCAACGCCATCGCAGGCACCTTTCTGATCGATCAGGGTAGCCTGGAAATGGATGGAATCGATTTTACTCAGCTTTCCGAAGCCAAACGCGCTGCGTTCCTGGGCAGAGTTTTTCAGGACCCCATGATGGGTACTGCTTCGGAGCTCTGGATCGAAGAAAATTTGGCACTGGCCAATCGGCGCGGCGAGCGGCGCGGTTTAAGCCGCGCGATTACCCGTCAGGAAAGGGAGCATTTTAAACAACTGCTCAAAGAACTTGATTTGGGTCTGGAGGATCGGCTGACCAGCAAAACCGGCCTGCTCTCCGGTGGACAAAGACAAGCCCTGACGCTCTTGATGGCTGTGCTGAAAAAGCCAAAATTACTGCTGCTGGATGAGCACACGGCAGCGCTCGATCCCAAAACCGCAGCCAAAGTCATGGCCATCAGCAATCATTTCATCCGGGAGGAACAGCTTTCCGTTCTGATGGTGACGCATAATATGAAGGATGCCATCGCCAACGGCAATCGCCTGATTATGATGAACAACGGAGAGATTATTTTGGATGTTAACGGCCGCGAAAAGCAGGCACTGACTGTTGAGGATCTGCTGCTGGCTTTCTCGCGCGCCAGCGGCAGGGAATTTGCCAATGATCGTGCACTTTTAGTATAACAATGAAATTGTCTCGCGTTTTTGTTCTTGTCAATGCCACAAAAACGCTTGTCTGTTTATAAATACTAAAAAGCAATCGCCGTTCTCTCACACAGAGCACGGTGATTGCTATTTTTTTGAGTTGCTGCTTCACTCGATGATAAACATGATTTCTCCCGCTCTCAGCATGCCAAGTCTGGAGCGAGCCGCTTCGGCAACATAAGCATCCGTTTGCAAATAAGCCAATTCTTCTTTCAGTTCCGCTTGTTCCTGCAACAAGGCTGCTTTTTCTTCCTGAATCATACGGTACTGCGCTTCCACCTGCTTGATGTTCTGCTCGGTGGCAATGCCCTGGATCAGGAAATAACCCAATGTAATCGAAGCAATTACCAAGAGCAGCTTTTCCCCCAGTTTTTGAAAACGCGGCGCCTTCTGCTCTGTTTTTTTACCGGTGATGGTATAGAATCTGTGTGATGGTATGACGCTTGGCGCCGCTGTCTTTGGGTTCTGCTGATCTTTCATACAGACTCCTCCTTCTCAAATATCATTAAGTTTCAGTTTAGCATGTTATTCTTCATTGTGCAAGTAAAAATTCAGATATAGATACAGAAATGTATTTTCCTGTTACCAGTCAAATGTCACTTCTTGCCGTGTTTCTGATAAAACCTTATACATTTCGGCGGCATCCTCTTTTTTAGGCGCCGCTGTGATGCTGAGAACTTGCACGGTTGTGGTGCGGGAACCGAAATGCAGCGTGATGACATCTCCCACTTTCACCTCCGCCGCCGGTTTTACCGTTCTGCCGTTGAGTTCAATCCGCTGGCTATCCGCAACTTCTTTGGCAAGCGTCCGCCGCTTGATCAAACGCGAAACTTTCAGGAATTTATCGAGCCGCATTGCTTCCCCCTATTCTGCAGCCTTGATCTGCTGCCACAATTCTTCCTGCTCTGTCAGTGTGAGTGAACTGAATACCTTGCCTTGTTGCTGCGCCAGCTGTTCCATTGCCTGAAATCGCCGGCTGAACTTCAGATTCGCCTGCAGTAAAGCCGTTTCCGGCTCCACCTCGAGGAAGCGAGCCAATTTTACGGCGGCAAACAGAAAATCACCGACTTCCTCCCGAACGGCTGCCGGATTGTTTTGCGCGGCTGCCTGTTTTACTTCTGCGCTTTCTTCCTCGATTTTCTGCCAAACATCGCGGATATCCGTCCAATCGAAACCGGTTTTGGCCGCTTTGCTCTGCAGTTTGGCAGACGCCATCAAAGCCGGCAAGGCGGGGGGAATCCCGTCCAGTGCCGAATTGCGCGGTTGATACTTTCGCTCCACGACCTTGATGGCTTCCCAGTTCTGCATTACCTCCGCGCTGTTTTTTACCTGCAGATTACCGAAGACGTGCGGATGACGCCGCTGCATTTTATCACAGATCGCCCGGATGATATCATCCATCGTAAAAGCAGCTTCCTCTTCGCCAATGGCAGCGTGATAAACAACCTGCAGCAGGAGATCGCCCAATTCATCCACCAAAGCCGGTGTATTCCCCTGCTGCACCGCTTCCGCCACCTCGTAAGCTTCTTCAATGGCATAGGGGCGTAAACTGTCATGCGTCTGCTCTCTGTCCCAGGGACAGCCATTTTCACCGCGCAGGCGCTGCATGATCTGCAGCAACGGCTGTAAATCTCCTTTGGTCATCCGCTCTCAAACCCTTTCTTATTATCGCTGCAACAGCAACCTCTTTGATCTACTTCTGTTTGGAAAAACGGTTTAAAATCTTTATCACGGCAGGTCCCAATTTAGGAATACTGCTGAGTTCTTCCCGGTTCAAACCGCCGCTGAGCAGAAGAACGCCGGCGTAGAACAAAACGCCCAGCATCACGCTGCAGCCGGTGGAGATCAGAATGCTGCCAGTGATACGGTGCAGCAGCGGATAGCCAAAATAAACCGTCAAGCCCATCAGGGCGGAACTGATCACCGGCGCAATCAGCAAACCGCGCCAGTCCGGTTTCATTTCGGTATAGCGGTAGACCGCCAGCAAATTCATCGCCACAGCAATGGCAAAACCAATTCCGGTGGCAATCGCCGCTCCGTAAATATTAATGGAGGGAATGCCGCAGAGCAGGAAAGTCAAAATAGATTTCACCGCGACACCAACCAGCATGCTGTAAACCGGTAAACTGATGCGATCAATGCCCTGCAGGATACTGGCAGATGTTTGATAGAGCAGCAAGAAAAGGATCACCCAGGAATAAACCGCAATGATATTACCGGCATTGGCAGAGCCGTAAAGCAATTGCGCCACCGGACCGCTCAGTAGATTCAATCCCAGAGCGGCAGGCAAAGCGATCAGAACACTCAACTTTAAAGCGAGATTGGCGCGGCTGCGCATGGTAACGCCGTCTTTGCGCACCATCGCTTCGGTGATGGAGGGAATCAGAGAAGCGGCTACCGCTACCGTCAGAATACTGGGCATATTGATCAAAGGCCCGGCTTGCCCGGAATAACGTCCGAACAGCGTCGTCGCTTCTTCCACACTGAAGCCGGAAGACTGTAAGCGTCCGGTAATCAAGAGCGTATCCATAAATTGCATCAACGGCCAAATCAAAGAGCCTAAGGTCACCGGAATGGCCAATTTCAGCAAACGCTGTAATACGGTGACAGTTTTTTCTTCCGGCAGCACGGCGGCGCTGACTGACCCGCTCTGTTCTTTTTGGCGGTTCGTTCGCAGATACATCATTAACAGGTAGAGGAAGCCGGCGGCTGCACCTAAGGATACCCCCATGGCAGCACCGGCGGCGGCGGTTTCCAGACCGCGCCCGATCAGTAAGAAGGCGAGCACGAGAATCATTACCACCCGCACCAGTTGTTCCACGGTGTCGGACATGGCGCGGGGGATCATATTTTGTTTGCCCTGAAAATAACCGCGGAACGGCGCCATTAAAAAAACAAAGAAGACAGCCGGAGCAATACAGCGCAGCGGCAATAAAGCGCGCGGTTCTTTTAAATTAAACTCAATCCAATAAGGCGCGCCCAAGCCCAGCAACGCGGCGATCAGCAAACCTAAGACAGCGGAAACCAGCATGGAGAGCCACAATACTTTGCGGGTGCCTTTTTCATCCT
Above is a window of Negativicutes bacterium DNA encoding:
- a CDS encoding polysaccharide biosynthesis protein, translating into MKSDKKPSFLLNTMILTLAGGFARVLGAVYRIFLTRIIGDVGIGLYQMAYNLALVFMTVGMTGLPLAISKIVAEKTVEQDEKGTRKVLWLSMLVSAVLGLLIAALLGLGAPYWIEFNLKEPRALLPLRCIAPAVFFVFLMAPFRGYFQGKQNMIPRAMSDTVEQLVRVVMILVLAFLLIGRGLETAAAGAAMGVSLGAAAGFLYLLMMYLRTNRQKEQSGSVSAAVLPEEKTVTVLQRLLKLAIPVTLGSLIWPLMQFMDTLLITGRLQSSGFSVEEATTLFGRYSGQAGPLINMPSILTVAVAASLIPSITEAMVRKDGVTMRSRANLALKLSVLIALPAALGLNLLSGPVAQLLYGSANAGNIIAVYSWVILFLLLYQTSASILQGIDRISLPVYSMLVGVAVKSILTFLLCGIPSINIYGAAIATGIGFAIAVAMNLLAVYRYTEMKPDWRGLLIAPVISSALMGLTVYFGYPLLHRITGSILISTGCSVMLGVLFYAGVLLLSGGLNREELSSIPKLGPAVIKILNRFSKQK
- a CDS encoding RNA-binding S4 domain-containing protein; the encoded protein is MRLDKFLKVSRLIKRRTLAKEVADSQRIELNGRTVKPAAEVKVGDVITLHFGSRTTTVQVLSITAAPKKEDAAEMYKVLSETRQEVTFDW
- a CDS encoding ABC transporter permease — translated: MQLLSLINSLPGAIAQGLIWGILALGVAVSYKILNYADLTVDGSLCTGGAVCAVCIAAGVNPYLALLFALLAGLLAGFVTGLLHTALGIPAILSGILSQLALYSINMRIMSKSNVTISRTQFTLILTSAEVRHAILVGTIAALAVIGLLFWFFGTELGYAIRATGNNEAMARAQGINTNTAKVIGLALSNGLVGFAGGLLAQYQGCSDINMGRGAIVIGLAAVVIGKAILGKRENLALRFSATVCGGIAYYIVLAIVIFAGLSTTDLKLFSAIIVACFLSVPFLKDKYLMLHPSKGGKPAC
- the mazG gene encoding nucleoside triphosphate pyrophosphohydrolase, whose product is MTKGDLQPLLQIMQRLRGENGCPWDREQTHDSLRPYAIEEAYEVAEAVQQGNTPALVDELGDLLLQVVYHAAIGEEEAAFTMDDIIRAICDKMQRRHPHVFGNLQVKNSAEVMQNWEAIKVVERKYQPRNSALDGIPPALPALMASAKLQSKAAKTGFDWTDIRDVWQKIEEESAEVKQAAAQNNPAAVREEVGDFLFAAVKLARFLEVEPETALLQANLKFSRRFQAMEQLAQQQGKVFSSLTLTEQEELWQQIKAAE
- a CDS encoding ABC transporter substrate-binding protein; the encoded protein is MKQHSSVIMKITFVLLTVTALFLSGCNSGNLPAASAAKTYRIGIIQLAEHPALDAATEGFQATLTEKLGDKVSFNLQNAQGEQTNCTTIVNKFVSDKVDLIMANATNAVKAAREATSKIPIVGTSVTDYVNSGLAASNAKPGANVTGASDNNPVSVQVELLQQLCPAVKTVGIVICSAEENSRIQADEAKTALEAAGYAVKIYTVADSNEIQTVVTKACGEVDAFYEPSDNLIASNVTTMSNITTAAGKPVICAEQSMCENGFLATYSISYYDLGCQAGKIAYDILVNGAKPASTPIFTFDASNLALFINKANAAELGIKIPETLK
- a CDS encoding ATP-binding cassette domain-containing protein, coding for MLKIRNISKTFHAATVNEKTALQHLSLTLQDGEFVSVIGSNGAGKSTLLNAIAGTFLIDQGSLEMDGIDFTQLSEAKRAAFLGRVFQDPMMGTASELWIEENLALANRRGERRGLSRAITRQEREHFKQLLKELDLGLEDRLTSKTGLLSGGQRQALTLLMAVLKKPKLLLLDEHTAALDPKTAAKVMAISNHFIREEQLSVLMVTHNMKDAIANGNRLIMMNNGEIILDVNGREKQALTVEDLLLAFSRASGREFANDRALLV
- a CDS encoding septum formation initiator family protein, with product MKDQQNPKTAAPSVIPSHRFYTITGKKTEQKAPRFQKLGEKLLLVIASITLGYFLIQGIATEQNIKQVEAQYRMIQEEKAALLQEQAELKEELAYLQTDAYVAEAARSRLGMLRAGEIMFIIE